The Treponema medium genome has a window encoding:
- a CDS encoding DUF1538 domain-containing protein, producing the protein MNVLAEKCKEVIFSVLPIAVLICILNFLFVRVDYTFFIQFLIGVVFICLGLTIFLFGIDIGITPIGDVMGQFITAKNKISVVIIGALILGFFISIAEPDLQILGAQVMQVTKGAIPQTTLIVIVSIGVAVFLAVGLLTIVYHIPQHKAFTFSYGLILLCSIFSVREGISIAFDSSGATTGAITVPFVLAIAAGVSRMKKNSIASETDSFGLVGMVSAGAILSVLAITLIRQLPTFDDNFSISEPAAGASILTAISEALKHAASESALSLLPIAVIFLLTDVCSLRLKKNTLSGIIKGMIITFVGLMLFLAGVKAGFLDLGFLIGHKIGEIANLPLILIIGAFIGCVVILAEPAVYVLTKQIETVSAGYIPRKLVLIFLALGVSIATFLSMLRIVIPAFQLWHILLPGYMVALALSWIVPELFVGMAFDAGGVASGPMTATFVLSFAQGLAAATPGANVLIDGFGIIAAVALAPVISLQVLGLLFYLKQRNV; encoded by the coding sequence AGTTATTTTTTCAGTTTTACCCATTGCCGTGTTAATTTGTATTTTGAACTTCCTTTTTGTGCGGGTTGATTATACTTTTTTTATTCAGTTTTTAATCGGCGTTGTTTTTATCTGCCTCGGACTTACGATATTCCTATTCGGAATAGACATCGGTATTACGCCGATCGGTGATGTGATGGGGCAGTTTATCACTGCGAAAAATAAAATATCGGTGGTTATTATCGGGGCGCTCATACTCGGCTTTTTTATTTCGATTGCCGAACCCGATCTGCAAATCCTCGGCGCTCAAGTTATGCAAGTCACCAAGGGGGCAATCCCGCAAACCACGCTGATTGTTATCGTTTCAATCGGTGTCGCGGTATTTCTTGCCGTCGGATTATTAACTATTGTCTATCATATCCCGCAGCATAAAGCTTTTACTTTCTCCTATGGATTGATATTGCTCTGTTCGATTTTTTCGGTACGGGAGGGCATATCGATTGCCTTTGATTCTTCGGGTGCAACAACCGGCGCGATTACGGTGCCTTTTGTTCTGGCAATAGCAGCAGGTGTTTCCCGCATGAAGAAAAACTCCATCGCATCGGAAACGGATTCTTTCGGACTTGTCGGGATGGTTTCGGCGGGAGCAATCTTGAGCGTACTTGCAATAACCTTGATACGGCAGTTACCGACCTTTGATGACAATTTCAGCATTTCGGAGCCTGCTGCCGGAGCCTCAATCCTTACCGCCATATCCGAAGCACTCAAACATGCAGCCTCTGAATCGGCACTCTCGCTGTTACCGATTGCGGTTATCTTTTTACTCACCGATGTATGTTCGTTACGGTTGAAAAAGAATACCTTGAGCGGAATTATTAAAGGGATGATTATCACCTTTGTCGGCTTAATGTTATTTTTAGCGGGAGTAAAAGCAGGCTTTTTGGATCTCGGCTTTCTGATTGGGCATAAAATCGGAGAGATTGCAAATCTGCCACTCATTTTAATCATCGGGGCTTTTATCGGCTGTGTGGTCATCCTTGCGGAGCCGGCCGTCTATGTATTGACCAAGCAAATTGAAACCGTCAGCGCCGGCTATATTCCGAGAAAGCTGGTACTCATCTTCCTTGCACTCGGCGTGAGTATTGCGACATTTCTTTCTATGCTGCGGATTGTCATTCCCGCATTTCAGCTCTGGCATATTCTATTACCGGGATACATGGTCGCGCTTGCACTTTCGTGGATTGTACCGGAGCTGTTTGTCGGTATGGCTTTTGACGCAGGAGGGGTCGCATCGGGGCCAATGACGGCGACATTCGTACTCTCCTTTGCGCAAGGGCTGGCGGCAGCAACGCCGGGTGCAAACGTACTTATCGACGGGTTCGGTATTATCGCGGCGGTCGCTTTGGCGCCGGTTATCTCGCTGCAAGTGCTGGGATTACTGTTTTATTTAAAACAACGAAATGTGTAA
- a CDS encoding P-II family nitrogen regulator — protein MTAFSVLIILVPHGQARKIIHEGRELGLIGATTLLAQGTVKSKLLDFLGINQIQKELILTMGEHDKLASIMEELNRRHQVTRKNFGIAFIIPITYSNKHFSGALPPETQKEIQAMKSAIFTIVDRGRANDVVDATIEAGARGGTILHARGSGANQTKLIFDIEIEPEKEIVLTIVDPEQVEPVVAAIRSHSDIEKDGHGILFVLPITDAYGIK, from the coding sequence ATGACCGCTTTTTCAGTATTGATCATTTTAGTGCCGCATGGGCAAGCGCGGAAAATTATCCACGAAGGCAGGGAGCTCGGCCTCATTGGCGCAACAACACTGCTTGCTCAAGGCACGGTAAAAAGTAAGCTGCTCGATTTTCTCGGCATCAATCAAATCCAAAAGGAATTGATTTTGACGATGGGAGAACATGATAAACTTGCCTCGATTATGGAGGAACTGAACCGGCGCCATCAAGTAACCAGAAAAAATTTCGGCATTGCGTTCATCATTCCGATTACCTATTCAAACAAACATTTCAGCGGAGCACTGCCGCCGGAAACGCAAAAGGAGATACAAGCTATGAAGTCAGCGATTTTTACAATTGTAGATAGAGGACGAGCTAATGATGTGGTGGACGCTACCATAGAAGCGGGAGCACGCGGGGGCACCATCCTTCACGCCCGTGGTTCAGGCGCGAATCAAACAAAGCTGATTTTCGATATTGAAATAGAACCCGAAAAAGAAATTGTCTTAACAATTGTAGATCCCGAACAGGTTGAACCCGTCGTTGCCGCCATCCGCAGCCATAGCGATATTGAAAAGGACGGCCACGGCATCTTATTCGTGCTGCCCATCACCGACGCCTACGGAATAAAATAA
- the rsmG gene encoding 16S rRNA (guanine(527)-N(7))-methyltransferase RsmG, translated as MDTQNTELLQAGLAALHIEDRQGKLVDMLTRYIRELETFNAAFNLIKVQNTQELIIKHILDSLAPWEALAHRLDSHKSEDTCTIADIGSGAGLPGIPLACLFLLKDPSIKFTLIERMHKRCAVLENVQAMLGLTNTSVLESEAEKAPADYFDIAVFRAFRPLDRTMLATLQKRIRSTGILAAYKGKRTAIEEEMQALGAYKPDYQVIPVQTPFYDAERNLVIIPKEKL; from the coding sequence ATGGATACACAAAACACGGAACTTTTACAAGCGGGATTAGCCGCATTACATATTGAAGACCGCCAAGGAAAATTGGTAGATATGTTAACGCGATACATTCGCGAACTTGAAACGTTTAATGCCGCATTTAATTTGATAAAGGTACAAAACACTCAAGAGCTGATTATCAAACATATCCTCGACAGCCTTGCGCCGTGGGAAGCGTTAGCGCACCGGCTCGATTCACACAAAAGCGAAGACACCTGTACTATTGCGGATATCGGTTCGGGAGCGGGGCTGCCGGGTATTCCGCTTGCATGTCTGTTTTTACTTAAAGATCCGAGCATTAAATTTACGTTAATAGAGCGGATGCACAAACGATGCGCTGTTTTGGAAAACGTACAAGCCATGCTAGGGTTGACCAATACCTCTGTGCTGGAATCCGAGGCAGAAAAAGCTCCTGCCGATTATTTTGATATTGCCGTATTCCGAGCATTTCGGCCGCTTGACCGCACAATGCTTGCGACCCTGCAAAAACGAATTCGCAGTACCGGTATCTTAGCTGCCTACAAGGGAAAACGCACCGCAATTGAAGAAGAGATGCAAGCTTTGGGCGCTTATAAACCGGACTATCAGGTGATACCGGTACAAACACCCTTTTATGACGCGGAACGGAATCTCGTTATCATCCCCAAAGAAAAACTTTAG
- a CDS encoding biotin--[acetyl-CoA-carboxylase] ligase codes for MIPQQKRETTSITNPFKAPVYYYARTDSTLQAARECLADGCPDGTFIYAGYQTEGRGRMSGRQWLSPAGENLLGTLILRQPASTDFTLRIGLAVSLTLDSFLPSGVRTAVKWPNDIFINGKKAAGILCESAGGCVLAGVGINLLQTAFLRSIEHTATSLAMIIGADKCPTFEVFIPALLTQIQECLSRRDWNEEISHRLWKRGSVVRFMRGQQENDVVEGILTGIAPDGALCITEEDKERRYYSGELIY; via the coding sequence TTGATACCGCAACAAAAACGAGAAACAACCTCAATCACAAATCCTTTTAAGGCACCTGTATATTATTACGCGCGTACCGATTCTACATTGCAAGCTGCCCGCGAATGTCTTGCGGACGGTTGTCCGGACGGAACATTCATCTATGCCGGTTATCAGACGGAGGGGCGAGGCCGCATGTCCGGTCGGCAATGGCTTTCTCCTGCAGGGGAAAACCTGCTTGGTACGCTTATTTTGAGGCAGCCTGCATCCACCGATTTTACGCTGCGGATAGGGCTGGCAGTAAGTTTAACACTCGATTCGTTTTTGCCTTCCGGTGTGCGGACTGCCGTTAAGTGGCCGAATGATATCTTTATCAATGGGAAAAAAGCTGCCGGCATCCTGTGCGAAAGTGCGGGCGGCTGTGTTCTTGCCGGTGTCGGTATTAACCTGCTTCAAACAGCTTTTTTGCGCAGTATAGAACACACGGCAACTTCGCTTGCAATGATCATCGGCGCCGACAAATGCCCCACGTTTGAAGTGTTTATTCCTGCGCTGCTGACTCAAATACAGGAATGTCTTAGCCGCCGCGATTGGAACGAGGAAATCAGCCACCGGCTTTGGAAGCGAGGTTCTGTAGTACGCTTTATGCGCGGGCAACAGGAGAACGACGTCGTCGAAGGTATTCTTACCGGTATCGCGCCGGACGGAGCGCTGTGCATTACGGAAGAGGATAAGGAACGCCGGTACTATTCAGGTGAATTGATCTATTAA